One window of Flavobacteriales bacterium genomic DNA carries:
- the accC gene encoding acetyl-CoA carboxylase biotin carboxylase subunit has translation MKKRTIKKILIANRGEIALRIMRSAKEMGIATVAVYSEADRNAPFVRAADEAVCIGPPPSKESYLVIDKLLKVCKDLKVDAVHPGYGFLSENGDFAQALEKAGVIFIGPSPEAMHIMGDKLSAKEAVKKHGVPLVPGTEGAVADLKEAMAVAKTISFPILIKAAAGGGGKGMRIVERESELKEGLERAISEAENAFGDGSVFIEKFVEGPRHIEVQVLADMQGNTVYVFERECSIQRRHQKVIEEAPSAVLTPALRKKMGEAAVNVAKSVNYVGAGTVEFLLDANGDFYFMEMNTRLQVEHPVTEMISGLDLVKEQIKMAQGEKLSFKQEDLKIQGHAIEVRVYAEDPTNNFLPDIGTLTTYRLPQGPGVRVDDGFEEGMTIPIHYDPMIAKLIVHAATREEAIARMERAIDDYAIAGVETTLPFCRFVMGHNSFRSGMYDTLFVRDHFRPELLDGTDPDEMAVAAMVAAHLKEEELRKPTPGGPAAQQPSPWWLNRR, from the coding sequence ATGAAGAAACGCACGATCAAAAAGATCCTCATCGCCAATCGCGGCGAGATCGCGCTGCGCATCATGCGCTCCGCGAAGGAGATGGGCATCGCCACGGTGGCCGTTTATTCTGAGGCCGACCGCAACGCGCCTTTTGTCCGCGCCGCCGACGAGGCCGTCTGTATCGGGCCGCCGCCCAGCAAAGAGAGCTACTTGGTCATCGACAAGTTGCTCAAGGTGTGCAAGGACCTGAAGGTGGACGCGGTGCATCCGGGCTATGGCTTCCTCAGCGAGAACGGGGACTTCGCCCAAGCGTTGGAAAAGGCGGGCGTCATCTTCATAGGCCCCTCGCCGGAGGCCATGCACATCATGGGCGACAAGCTTTCCGCCAAAGAGGCGGTGAAAAAGCACGGCGTGCCATTGGTGCCCGGCACGGAAGGTGCCGTGGCGGACCTAAAGGAGGCCATGGCGGTGGCGAAGACCATCAGCTTCCCCATCCTCATCAAGGCCGCAGCCGGCGGTGGGGGCAAGGGCATGCGCATCGTGGAGCGGGAGAGCGAGCTGAAGGAAGGGCTGGAGCGTGCCATCAGCGAAGCGGAGAACGCTTTTGGCGACGGCAGCGTCTTTATCGAGAAGTTCGTGGAAGGCCCGCGCCACATCGAAGTGCAGGTGCTGGCGGACATGCAAGGGAATACGGTGTACGTCTTCGAGCGTGAGTGCAGCATCCAACGCCGCCACCAGAAGGTGATCGAGGAAGCGCCCAGCGCCGTGCTCACCCCGGCGCTGCGGAAGAAGATGGGCGAAGCCGCGGTCAACGTGGCCAAGAGCGTGAACTATGTTGGCGCAGGTACCGTGGAATTCCTGCTGGACGCGAACGGCGACTTCTACTTTATGGAAATGAACACCCGCCTGCAAGTGGAGCATCCAGTTACCGAAATGATCAGCGGGCTGGACCTGGTGAAGGAGCAGATCAAGATGGCGCAGGGGGAGAAGCTCTCCTTCAAACAGGAGGACCTGAAGATCCAGGGCCACGCTATCGAAGTGCGTGTGTATGCCGAGGACCCGACGAACAACTTCCTGCCGGACATCGGCACGCTCACCACCTACCGCCTGCCCCAAGGCCCCGGCGTGCGCGTCGACGACGGTTTTGAGGAGGGCATGACGATCCCCATCCACTACGATCCGATGATCGCCAAGCTGATCGTACACGCGGCCACGCGCGAGGAGGCCATCGCCCGCATGGAGCGCGCCATCGACGACTATGCCATCGCCGGGGTGGAGACCACCTTGCCCTTCTGCCGCTTCGTGATGGGCCACAACAGTTTCCGCAGCGGCATGTACGATACGCTTTTCGTTCGGGACCACTTCCGCCCGGAGCTGCTGGACGGCACCGACCCGGACGAGATGGCCGTGGCCGCGATGGTGGCGGCCCACTTGAAGGAAGAGGAACTGCGGAAGCCGACCCCCGGCGGCCCAGCGGCCCAGCAGCCCTCCCCGTGGTGGCTGAATCGTAGATGA
- a CDS encoding cation:proton antiporter: MTHLPDLIADLGLILSVAAVTTLVFKKIKQPLVLGYIIAGVLVGPHVTLVPTVLDEESIKVWSELGVIFLLFSLGLEFSFKKVAKVGGTSGITALVTVCFMLGVGYLTGQWLGWGAMDSLFLGGILSISSTTIIVRALNELGLKTQVFAGVVVGVLVIEDIVAVLLLVLLSSLAVSQHFSGGAMLWELGKLGFFLILWFAAGVFLIPTLLARTRKLMNDETLLIVAVALCLSMVVFAVNTGFSAALGAFIMGALLAETVQAERIEHLVRPVKDLFGAIFFVSVGMLLDPAMLVEYWQQVLLISVVVILGQPLSVMAGALLAGEPMFRAVRVGMSLSQIGEFSFIIATLGLTLNVTSAFLYPIAVAVSAVTTFTTPYMIKASGPFAGFVERMLPQRWAKALGRYSLQADQVKETSAWRQLLRSYAINLAVFAVLCLTVVLGAGPAFLVLFGDQFMGVDGRVLAGLTTFLLVLPFIWAMSLRRISRNAYRQLWVNKRMLRGPLVMMEVVRLAAAVVVLAVLVNVFFSTGWAFMALLVLMIVALFLFRQRLHIFYLRMEERFFQNLNQRELSLRRTDLAPWDMHLAQVRVKVDSGLAGQSLIELGLREKYGVNIAMIERVSGHSVPAPGRNHLLLPGDNLFVIGTDEQLANLQRALDAPVSAQQKARMTKEDIRLKRFRITPQSPLVGMRIHESGLRNEASAMVAGIERGGNRIMNPEGTAVFQENDVLWLVGNGPTIIAFMEERKAVRE, translated from the coding sequence ATGACCCACCTCCCCGACCTGATCGCCGACCTCGGCCTCATCCTCTCGGTGGCCGCCGTGACCACGTTGGTCTTCAAGAAGATCAAGCAGCCATTGGTGCTGGGCTATATCATCGCCGGGGTGCTGGTCGGCCCTCATGTGACGTTGGTGCCCACCGTGCTGGACGAGGAGAGCATCAAGGTCTGGTCGGAACTGGGTGTGATCTTCCTGCTGTTCAGCCTAGGGCTGGAGTTCAGCTTCAAGAAGGTGGCGAAGGTGGGCGGCACCTCGGGCATCACCGCACTGGTGACGGTCTGCTTCATGCTGGGCGTGGGCTACCTCACCGGGCAGTGGTTGGGCTGGGGCGCCATGGACAGCCTGTTCTTAGGCGGTATCCTTTCGATCTCCAGCACCACGATCATCGTCCGCGCTTTGAATGAGCTGGGGCTGAAGACGCAGGTGTTCGCCGGCGTGGTGGTGGGCGTGCTGGTGATCGAGGACATCGTGGCCGTGCTGCTGTTGGTGCTATTGAGCAGCCTTGCGGTCAGCCAACATTTCTCCGGCGGTGCGATGCTCTGGGAACTGGGCAAACTGGGCTTCTTCCTGATCCTGTGGTTCGCCGCCGGCGTGTTCCTGATCCCTACGCTCTTGGCACGGACCCGGAAGCTGATGAATGACGAGACGCTGCTTATCGTGGCGGTGGCGCTCTGCCTTTCCATGGTGGTGTTCGCGGTGAACACGGGCTTCAGCGCGGCGTTGGGCGCTTTCATCATGGGGGCGTTACTGGCTGAGACGGTACAGGCGGAACGGATCGAACACTTGGTACGGCCGGTGAAGGATCTCTTCGGCGCTATCTTCTTCGTATCGGTGGGGATGCTGCTGGACCCGGCCATGCTGGTGGAGTATTGGCAACAGGTGCTGTTGATCTCCGTGGTAGTGATCTTGGGCCAACCGTTGAGCGTGATGGCGGGTGCTTTGCTGGCGGGCGAGCCGATGTTCCGTGCGGTGCGGGTGGGCATGAGCCTTTCGCAGATCGGTGAGTTCTCCTTCATCATTGCCACATTGGGGCTCACCCTGAATGTGACCAGTGCGTTCCTCTACCCCATCGCTGTGGCGGTATCGGCGGTCACCACCTTCACCACGCCGTACATGATCAAGGCGTCCGGTCCGTTCGCCGGCTTCGTGGAACGGATGCTCCCCCAACGCTGGGCAAAAGCACTTGGCCGGTACAGCCTGCAGGCCGATCAGGTAAAGGAGACCAGTGCGTGGCGGCAATTGCTGCGGTCCTACGCCATCAACCTCGCCGTTTTCGCAGTGCTGTGCCTCACCGTCGTACTTGGCGCGGGCCCTGCCTTCCTTGTGCTTTTCGGCGATCAATTCATGGGCGTGGACGGCCGTGTGTTGGCGGGCCTCACCACCTTCCTGTTGGTTCTGCCTTTCATCTGGGCGATGTCCCTGCGGCGCATCAGCCGCAACGCCTACCGGCAGCTTTGGGTGAACAAGCGGATGTTGCGGGGCCCCTTGGTGATGATGGAGGTGGTGCGTCTGGCCGCCGCGGTGGTGGTGCTGGCCGTTCTGGTGAACGTGTTCTTCAGCACGGGTTGGGCCTTCATGGCGCTCTTGGTGCTCATGATCGTGGCCCTGTTCCTCTTCCGCCAGCGCCTGCACATTTTCTACCTGCGCATGGAGGAACGCTTCTTCCAGAACCTGAACCAGCGCGAGCTGAGCCTGCGGCGTACCGACCTGGCCCCGTGGGACATGCACTTGGCCCAGGTCCGCGTGAAGGTGGATTCCGGGCTCGCTGGCCAGAGCCTGATAGAGCTGGGGCTTCGCGAGAAATACGGGGTGAACATTGCCATGATCGAACGCGTCAGCGGCCATTCGGTGCCTGCGCCCGGCCGGAACCACCTGCTCCTTCCGGGCGACAACCTGTTCGTGATCGGCACGGATGAACAACTGGCGAACTTGCAGCGCGCGCTGGACGCCCCGGTATCAGCGCAACAAAAAGCGCGCATGACCAAGGAGGACATCCGCCTCAAGCGCTTCCGCATCACGCCGCAGTCCCCCTTGGTGGGCATGCGTATACATGAAAGCGGGCTGCGCAACGAGGCCAGCGCCATGGTGGCGGGCATCGAGCGTGGTGGTAACCGGATCATGAACCCGGAAGGCACTGCGGTGTTCCAGGAGAACGATGTGCTCTGGTTGGTAGGGAACGGCCCCACCATCATCGCCTTCATGGAAGAACGGAAGGCGGTGCGGGAGTGA
- a CDS encoding gliding motility-associated C-terminal domain-containing protein yields the protein MTGCGHNGVKWFILLLAAFSSPFVDGQAHWLNKFDGTQACHIVDVVTDVAGNAYVTGDLSGTITISSGGTAQGNTTTAGAQDVLVAKFATDGTLLWAKHAGGPAVDVGLKLALGPSGLALTGIFTGTADLFGTVVNAQGGSTDLFVAMLDPADGQAQWVRTAGSPGYTDTPGGITLAGNGQVVVAGKFKGEAVFGSQTLHGAINPATALPSFDVFIAAWAADGTFHWVKQGTGSKDCLAVDIVSAPNDQLYVAGQFNDTLTFDVMHPNTVSNNIFVAKFDPQGNELWFRKCGGGNFNQVSDLHWSAANDLLVTGDQSGTMYWSDGTASTPVPSADPHAYFILRVDASGALLDATSMGSTSVVHVASITEQADSVVVFGEFECDFTGLQDAYGADGLFIATGTPDLFIAKHAAGDLAFVAAQQFGGSALKSAGAISSTPDGLLFAGAFTTELYLPRGSAFWGDPVLACSFLSANAGTTFCDDPDYGSFAWATGTGPATGFLTKGWVEGRKPFDFWDRDGAAPCDRSDRGQDVKILYQGIDAPDTIHECNRAFLSTYVPFQRGGGMQPCATYTPTVGPFGQQLWTNGTNMDTASVFSTGWFTFTVNNTSGCGPWKDSVYVDISAAPGPFVTDSTGTYQSLFISPQYPLILTTCDPQVFWADPVEPGDQVYWVTGTDTIFSDTVHIAASGVYVLYLIGINGCTRSGPVVVQLFEHADINITGVVPELVGSDTIHTCEANCIYGTFTNTWYVDGVPTALPDGLLQSYTGSGGCNQSGVTDTYQPVFWGLQLNGSGWYAIQSEVTIFEECGTELYAFTFMDSVYVDEAEAAVLTFTQSEVYHCAGDTVMIPFTCANCDSIIWTGPGIVWTSPSGDTVLVNMDGLYTAMPLSLSNSLYCAGTLLAVTVTDPPPPAVYMDPSDGVICTGDSVRLYTDAEGSDYLWTGPGTAFLPHDTSIWVHEPGDYYLAVALYSGCTAANGPATVSFFGSPVFSGGASGVLCPGGTVQLQVEAGPGSIVQWQSPLSGTNPVQTVSAPGTYSCTVLSCGSSWNLFYNVVLSVVSADLGVDNFTFCEGQTVTLTAPPGGASYLWLPSGDTLPQLTVSAAGIVELVVIDTAGCSASSGPVQVVEQVFSQLATAAGDSLCAGGAAFLNASGSGELAWYASADTTALLATGTSYTFMPSATDTVFLQQTEDGCTGAFVAVPVIVQDPPPAPLIMGDTAYCTGDALMLVAEAGPGAQLFWSAPWGTYTGDSIGPVAASAMHTGLYACFATLNSCTGDTATTAVVVLDSPGVPEITGDTLLCIGDTLFLQASGSAGSEWQWTMPAGTFNGALLVVPNVGVADTGLYACRAMLGSCPGDTAFNFVRLADCTVVLPPGETPNVITPNGDGVNDAFHFAGEGFARAELHVYNRWGQQVALVLGRNAVWDGHNSFSGEVLSEGVYFYTIEAITDAGENYRKAGYVQVLR from the coding sequence ATGACCGGTTGTGGCCATAATGGGGTCAAGTGGTTTATCCTGCTCCTTGCGGCCTTCTCCTCGCCGTTTGTGGATGGCCAGGCGCATTGGTTGAACAAATTCGATGGCACCCAAGCCTGCCATATCGTGGATGTGGTCACCGATGTGGCGGGCAATGCCTACGTTACCGGTGACCTCAGCGGCACCATCACCATCTCTTCCGGAGGAACTGCCCAGGGAAACACCACAACGGCCGGGGCGCAGGACGTGCTGGTGGCCAAGTTCGCCACGGACGGTACGCTGCTCTGGGCAAAGCATGCCGGCGGGCCTGCGGTGGACGTGGGCTTGAAGCTGGCGTTAGGCCCCTCCGGGTTGGCGCTCACGGGCATCTTCACCGGTACCGCCGACCTCTTCGGCACCGTTGTGAATGCCCAAGGCGGAAGCACCGACCTCTTCGTCGCCATGCTCGATCCCGCAGATGGGCAGGCCCAGTGGGTGCGCACGGCCGGCAGCCCGGGCTACACCGACACGCCCGGCGGCATCACTCTTGCCGGCAACGGGCAAGTGGTCGTGGCCGGCAAGTTCAAGGGTGAAGCGGTCTTCGGTTCCCAGACCCTGCACGGTGCCATCAACCCCGCCACGGCATTGCCCAGCTTCGACGTCTTCATAGCGGCTTGGGCAGCCGACGGGACCTTCCATTGGGTGAAGCAGGGCACAGGTTCCAAGGATTGCTTAGCAGTGGACATCGTCAGCGCTCCGAATGATCAACTCTATGTGGCTGGCCAGTTCAACGACACGCTCACCTTCGATGTGATGCACCCGAACACAGTGTCGAACAACATCTTCGTGGCGAAGTTCGATCCGCAGGGCAATGAGCTCTGGTTCCGCAAATGCGGCGGAGGCAACTTCAACCAGGTGAGCGACCTTCATTGGTCCGCAGCGAACGACCTGCTGGTGACCGGTGACCAGAGCGGCACCATGTACTGGTCCGATGGCACCGCGTCCACTCCGGTGCCCAGCGCTGATCCCCATGCCTACTTCATTCTCCGCGTGGATGCTTCCGGGGCATTGTTGGATGCCACATCCATGGGTTCAACTTCCGTCGTACATGTGGCCTCCATCACGGAGCAGGCGGATTCGGTAGTGGTCTTCGGCGAGTTTGAATGCGACTTCACCGGCCTACAGGATGCCTATGGTGCGGACGGGCTTTTCATTGCCACGGGAACACCGGACCTCTTCATCGCCAAGCATGCTGCCGGGGACCTTGCCTTCGTGGCGGCCCAGCAGTTCGGCGGCTCCGCGCTGAAAAGTGCAGGGGCGATCTCCAGTACACCGGACGGCCTGTTGTTCGCGGGCGCTTTCACTACCGAACTCTATCTGCCCCGGGGAAGCGCGTTCTGGGGCGATCCCGTACTGGCCTGTTCCTTCCTGTCCGCCAATGCGGGAACCACCTTCTGCGACGATCCGGACTATGGATCATTCGCATGGGCGACGGGCACAGGCCCGGCCACAGGCTTCCTCACAAAAGGTTGGGTGGAAGGGCGCAAGCCGTTTGACTTCTGGGACCGGGACGGCGCCGCGCCCTGCGATCGCTCGGACCGGGGTCAGGATGTGAAGATCCTGTATCAGGGCATCGACGCTCCGGATACGATCCATGAGTGCAATCGGGCGTTCCTGTCAACCTATGTGCCATTCCAGCGCGGAGGTGGCATGCAACCTTGTGCAACTTATACACCCACGGTCGGACCCTTCGGTCAACAGCTTTGGACCAACGGCACAAACATGGATACCGCCTCGGTATTTTCCACCGGATGGTTCACATTCACGGTGAACAACACGAGCGGCTGCGGACCGTGGAAAGACTCCGTTTACGTGGACATCTCTGCCGCGCCGGGTCCGTTCGTCACGGATAGCACGGGTACCTACCAGAGTTTATTCATATCCCCCCAGTACCCGCTGATCCTTACCACCTGTGATCCCCAGGTCTTTTGGGCAGACCCAGTAGAGCCGGGGGATCAGGTCTATTGGGTGACCGGTACGGATACGATCTTCAGTGACACGGTCCACATCGCCGCTTCCGGTGTCTATGTTCTGTATTTGATCGGGATCAATGGCTGCACGCGTTCGGGCCCTGTGGTGGTGCAGTTGTTCGAACATGCCGACATCAACATCACCGGTGTGGTCCCCGAACTGGTCGGCAGCGACACCATCCACACCTGCGAGGCCAATTGCATCTATGGCACGTTCACCAATACCTGGTATGTGGACGGCGTGCCCACTGCGTTGCCGGATGGGCTTTTGCAGAGTTATACCGGGTCGGGCGGCTGCAACCAGTCCGGCGTAACGGACACCTATCAGCCCGTGTTTTGGGGGCTGCAGCTGAACGGTTCGGGCTGGTATGCGATCCAGTCCGAGGTAACGATTTTCGAAGAGTGCGGCACGGAACTGTATGCGTTCACCTTCATGGACAGCGTATATGTGGACGAGGCCGAAGCGGCGGTCCTGACCTTCACCCAGAGCGAGGTGTACCACTGCGCGGGGGATACCGTGATGATCCCGTTCACTTGCGCCAACTGTGATTCCATCATCTGGACCGGACCGGGGATCGTCTGGACCTCCCCGAGCGGCGATACCGTGCTGGTGAACATGGACGGGTTGTACACCGCCATGCCCTTGTCCCTGTCGAACAGCTTGTACTGCGCTGGGACGCTTCTGGCGGTCACCGTGACGGACCCGCCACCGCCAGCCGTGTACATGGATCCCTCGGATGGCGTGATCTGTACGGGTGATTCCGTGCGCCTATACACGGATGCTGAGGGAAGCGACTATCTCTGGACCGGACCGGGAACGGCCTTCCTGCCGCACGATACCAGCATCTGGGTGCATGAGCCGGGCGACTATTACCTCGCTGTCGCCCTTTATTCGGGATGCACCGCCGCCAATGGTCCCGCCACGGTATCCTTCTTTGGTTCGCCCGTGTTCAGCGGTGGGGCTTCCGGCGTGCTCTGTCCCGGTGGCACCGTGCAACTGCAGGTGGAGGCGGGGCCGGGGAGCATTGTGCAATGGCAGTCGCCGCTCTCCGGAACGAACCCCGTGCAAACAGTTTCCGCGCCTGGTACCTATTCATGCACGGTATTGAGCTGCGGGTCCAGCTGGAACCTCTTCTACAATGTGGTGCTCAGCGTGGTGAGCGCCGACCTAGGGGTGGACAATTTCACTTTTTGCGAAGGCCAGACGGTCACCCTCACGGCCCCGCCCGGTGGAGCCAGCTACCTCTGGCTGCCTTCCGGCGATACGCTGCCGCAGCTGACCGTGTCTGCAGCGGGCATCGTGGAGCTTGTGGTGATCGATACCGCCGGATGCAGTGCCTCCTCGGGACCCGTGCAGGTGGTGGAGCAGGTGTTCTCACAGCTCGCCACTGCCGCCGGGGATTCCCTTTGCGCAGGGGGAGCTGCATTCCTGAACGCATCAGGCTCGGGCGAATTGGCGTGGTATGCAAGTGCGGATACCACCGCCCTGTTGGCCACCGGGACATCTTACACTTTTATGCCCAGCGCGACGGACACGGTCTTCCTCCAGCAAACGGAGGATGGATGCACCGGCGCTTTCGTGGCGGTGCCCGTCATCGTTCAAGATCCGCCACCGGCACCGCTGATCATGGGCGACACCGCCTATTGCACAGGTGATGCGCTGATGCTGGTCGCGGAGGCCGGTCCCGGTGCACAGCTCTTTTGGTCGGCCCCGTGGGGCACGTATACCGGTGATAGTATCGGACCCGTAGCTGCCTCGGCGATGCATACCGGGTTGTACGCCTGCTTCGCCACGTTGAACAGCTGCACGGGTGATACCGCCACAACGGCGGTGGTGGTGCTGGATAGTCCGGGTGTGCCGGAGATCACCGGGGACACCTTGCTCTGTATCGGGGATACCTTGTTCCTCCAAGCATCCGGCAGTGCAGGAAGCGAATGGCAATGGACCATGCCGGCAGGGACATTCAACGGTGCGTTGCTAGTGGTGCCGAACGTGGGTGTTGCGGATACCGGCCTCTACGCGTGCCGAGCGATGCTGGGGAGCTGCCCCGGCGATACCGCGTTCAATTTTGTCCGGCTGGCCGACTGTACCGTGGTGCTGCCGCCCGGTGAAACGCCCAACGTGATCACCCCGAACGGCGATGGCGTGAACGACGCGTTCCACTTCGCGGGTGAAGGCTTTGCGCGTGCCGAACTGCACGTCTACAACCGCTGGGGCCAGCAGGTGGCGCTGGTGTTGGGCCGTAACGCCGTTTGGGACGGCCACAACTCCTTCAGCGGTGAAGTGCTGAGCGAAGGGGTCTACTTCTACACTATTGAGGCCATCACCGATGCGGGTGAGAATTACAGGAAGGCCGGATATGTGCAGGTGTTGAGGTGA
- a CDS encoding HPF/RaiA family ribosome-associated protein, which yields METLQILIRTDKNIESSAGLEEHVRNNVNKAMAHFDERLTRVEVHLRDVNGDKFGERDHECMMEARLRGLKPLAVTHADSNLHQAIAGAAERLRNAVANLVGRMEAR from the coding sequence ATGGAGACTTTGCAGATCCTCATCCGCACCGACAAGAACATTGAAAGCTCGGCAGGCTTGGAAGAGCACGTCCGCAACAACGTGAACAAGGCCATGGCCCACTTCGACGAGCGCCTTACTCGCGTGGAGGTCCACCTGCGGGACGTGAACGGCGACAAGTTCGGCGAACGCGACCACGAATGCATGATGGAGGCCCGATTGCGCGGCCTGAAACCCTTGGCCGTCACCCACGCGGACAGCAACCTGCACCAGGCCATCGCCGGTGCGGCCGAGCGTCTTCGCAATGCAGTGGCCAACTTGGTGGGCCGCATGGAAGCACGGTAG
- a CDS encoding DUF4294 domain-containing protein yields the protein MNRFPIIFLFGIALLAADRVCAQAPTDMVPVMIQGTDTIPMYMLAPVEVEAVMSRRARRNATRTDRLTRYVQKVYPYALITAKLLDEYDHDLATIQRESDKDLYLKLAEAELKAEFEQDIKGMTIIQGRILVKLIDRQTGHTSYDLVKQLRGSFEAWMWQGVAKLFGNDLKGEYDPEGDDRLVESIVHRIENGELATTPRAPRTEKATARLVKRKARLYRKYGVSMPVVSAN from the coding sequence ATGAACAGGTTCCCGATCATATTCCTTTTTGGCATCGCGCTTCTTGCCGCCGATCGTGTATGTGCCCAAGCGCCAACGGACATGGTGCCCGTTATGATCCAAGGTACGGACACCATCCCCATGTACATGCTGGCCCCGGTGGAGGTGGAGGCTGTGATGAGCCGCAGGGCACGTCGCAATGCCACCCGCACGGACCGCCTTACCCGCTATGTGCAGAAAGTCTATCCGTACGCGTTGATCACCGCAAAACTGCTCGATGAATACGACCACGACCTTGCCACTATCCAGCGCGAAAGCGACAAGGACCTTTACCTAAAGCTGGCCGAGGCCGAGCTGAAGGCCGAGTTCGAGCAGGACATCAAGGGCATGACCATCATCCAAGGCCGCATTCTTGTGAAGCTCATCGACCGCCAGACCGGCCACACCAGCTACGACCTTGTGAAGCAGCTCCGAGGCTCCTTCGAAGCCTGGATGTGGCAAGGCGTGGCCAAGCTCTTCGGCAACGACCTCAAGGGCGAATACGACCCCGAAGGCGACGACCGCCTCGTGGAATCCATCGTGCATCGCATCGAGAACGGCGAACTGGCCACCACGCCCCGCGCGCCGCGCACCGAGAAGGCCACCGCCCGCCTCGTCAAGCGCAAGGCACGGCTGTACCGCAAGTACGGGGTGAGCATGCCGGTGGTGTCTGCGAATTAG
- a CDS encoding class I SAM-dependent RNA methyltransferase, translating into MTAQTMYGLEPVLAEELLRLGAKEVEKHNRAVAFTGDLGFLYKANLCLRTALRVLIPIEDFPVRNEQDIYAGIKKIPWEVFMGVEDTFAFTAKLNSERFGHSQYVALLAKDALADRFREKTGKRPSVDAEDPALRIRLFITGEHCSVSLDSSGDSLHKRGYREQTNLAPLNEVLAAGMVLLSGWDRMSNFVDPMCGSGTLLIEAALIAGNIPPGAYRKSFGFQLWSDYDAELWAKVHAGAMERITGNRPVILGGELSKNVARKAETNIAIADLKEEIEVKNVAFEDLEAPAGRGILIINPPYGERMDEDEDINGLYKMIGDTLKKNWAGYDAWVLTSNLDAAKHIKLTPRPKIRLFNGALDCRFLRYELYEGSRRRDPVE; encoded by the coding sequence ATGACGGCCCAGACGATGTACGGGCTGGAGCCGGTACTGGCGGAGGAACTGCTGCGTTTGGGCGCAAAGGAGGTGGAGAAGCACAACCGCGCGGTGGCCTTCACGGGCGACCTCGGTTTCCTGTACAAGGCCAACCTGTGCCTGCGCACGGCGCTGCGGGTGCTGATCCCGATCGAAGACTTCCCTGTGCGGAACGAGCAGGACATCTATGCAGGCATCAAAAAGATCCCGTGGGAAGTGTTCATGGGCGTGGAAGACACCTTCGCGTTCACCGCCAAGCTGAATTCGGAGCGTTTCGGCCATTCGCAGTATGTGGCGCTGCTGGCGAAGGACGCACTGGCGGACCGCTTCCGCGAGAAGACGGGCAAGCGCCCTTCGGTGGACGCTGAGGATCCCGCACTGCGCATCCGCCTCTTCATCACCGGCGAACATTGCTCGGTCTCTTTGGACAGCAGCGGCGATTCCCTGCACAAGCGCGGCTATCGCGAGCAGACCAATCTGGCCCCGCTGAACGAGGTGCTGGCGGCAGGGATGGTGCTACTTTCGGGCTGGGACCGCATGAGCAACTTCGTGGACCCGATGTGCGGCTCGGGCACTTTGCTGATCGAGGCGGCGCTGATCGCGGGGAACATCCCGCCGGGCGCATACCGCAAAAGCTTCGGCTTCCAGCTGTGGAGCGATTACGACGCTGAGCTCTGGGCGAAAGTGCATGCCGGGGCGATGGAGCGCATCACCGGCAACCGCCCCGTGATCTTGGGCGGGGAACTGTCGAAGAACGTGGCGCGCAAGGCCGAGACGAACATCGCCATCGCGGACCTGAAGGAAGAGATCGAGGTGAAGAACGTCGCCTTCGAGGACCTTGAGGCCCCTGCCGGCCGCGGCATCCTCATCATCAATCCGCCCTACGGGGAGCGCATGGACGAGGACGAGGACATCAACGGGCTGTACAAGATGATCGGCGATACGCTGAAAAAGAACTGGGCTGGCTACGACGCCTGGGTGCTCACCTCAAATTTGGATGCGGCCAAGCACATCAAGCTGACTCCAAGGCCGAAGATCCGGCTCTTCAACGGGGCGCTGGATTGCCGCTTCCTGCGGTATGAATTGTATGAAGGCTCGCGGAGACGGGATCCTGTGGAGTAG